A single Chlamydia suis DNA region contains:
- the aroB gene encoding 3-dehydroquinate synthase, with translation MIELITNIPHPIHLVDSLGNPLLFATLSKDFPLVFITNFTLKRLLLSPLLQTARSLGFSVEILTIPEGEQAKTEETFLSLHKQLTRLSIPRQATLIGVGGGVILDIVGFVAATHCRGMPFIAIPTTLVAMIDASIGGKNGINLDHIKNRIGSFYLPQDVWICPNVLASLPHQEWIQGIAESIKHAYIADASILPILQNPTTLTSSEQLSLFIKRNCLCKADIVQKDMKDYGIRQILNFGHTLGHALEMLFAGRISHGFAISVGMVLETKLSLALGIARNSNMLHLLTQDLLRYQLPISLNDLYTRASIPLHSCDAILAALIYDKKRQNTSLPPFVMIEDIGIAASCNGRFCQPISKHLLTQILEEELHAVHGH, from the coding sequence ATGATAGAACTTATCACAAACATCCCACACCCCATACACTTAGTAGATTCACTAGGCAATCCTTTACTATTCGCCACATTATCAAAAGATTTTCCCCTAGTTTTCATCACTAATTTTACCCTAAAAAGACTCTTACTTTCTCCTTTGTTGCAAACGGCTCGCTCATTAGGATTTTCCGTAGAAATTCTTACCATCCCAGAGGGGGAACAAGCGAAAACAGAAGAAACTTTCTTATCTTTGCATAAACAGCTAACCCGTCTTTCTATTCCTAGACAAGCAACGCTCATTGGTGTTGGAGGGGGTGTTATTCTGGATATTGTAGGATTTGTAGCTGCTACACATTGTCGAGGCATGCCTTTCATTGCTATTCCCACAACATTAGTTGCTATGATTGATGCCAGTATTGGGGGAAAAAATGGCATTAATTTAGATCATATTAAGAATCGCATCGGCTCTTTTTATTTACCCCAGGATGTATGGATCTGCCCTAATGTGCTTGCTTCTCTCCCACATCAAGAATGGATTCAAGGAATAGCAGAGAGCATCAAACATGCCTATATAGCAGATGCTTCTATTCTTCCTATCCTACAAAATCCCACAACCCTAACCTCTTCAGAACAGCTCTCTCTTTTCATCAAACGCAACTGTCTCTGTAAAGCTGACATAGTACAAAAAGATATGAAAGATTACGGGATACGCCAGATTCTTAACTTTGGGCATACGCTAGGGCATGCATTGGAAATGTTATTTGCAGGAAGAATTTCCCACGGTTTTGCTATAAGTGTAGGCATGGTTTTAGAAACTAAGTTATCTCTAGCTTTAGGTATCGCTCGCAACTCGAATATGCTACATTTGTTGACGCAAGACCTACTACGATACCAACTTCCTATTTCTTTAAACGATCTCTATACACGCGCTTCAATCCCCTTGCATAGTTGCGACGCGATTCTTGCCGCTCTCATCTATGACAAAAAAAGACAAAATACCTCCCTACCTCCGTTTGTTATGATAGAAGATATCGGGATTGCAGCCTCTTGCAATGGACGATTCTGTCAGCCTATATCTAAACACCTTCTTACACAGATTCTAGAGGAAGAACTCCATGCTGTGCACGGTCATTAG
- the asd gene encoding aspartate-semialdehyde dehydrogenase, whose protein sequence is MTMRIAVLGATGLVGQKLIALLQKHKQWEIAELVASPQKYALRYESACLWQEPLMEMPESVRDLTIRSIEEIESDVVVSCLPASVAFSIETSCLSSGKIVFSNAGAYRMHKAVPILIPEVNSDHISLLKEQPFLGKIITNSNCCVSGIALALSPLLPFDIEHVHIVTLQSASGAGYPGVSSLDLIGNTVPYILGEEEKIHRETLKILGQPGSPADFSITASVHRVPVMYGHVISIHVMFAQDIDLEEICFCYEKDPDTYVLYDSPWHPQVQKDLTHDDMRLHIGPISYGGNTKTIKMCVLLHNLVRGAAGSLIANMNLFQDRMRSACQEELAHA, encoded by the coding sequence ATGACGATGCGCATTGCAGTTTTAGGTGCTACAGGCCTGGTCGGACAAAAGTTAATTGCTTTGTTACAAAAGCATAAGCAGTGGGAAATTGCTGAATTAGTTGCTTCTCCCCAAAAATATGCTTTGCGTTATGAGTCTGCATGCTTGTGGCAAGAACCTTTAATGGAAATGCCGGAGTCCGTTCGTGATCTTACCATTCGCTCTATTGAAGAGATCGAATCCGATGTTGTTGTCTCTTGTCTTCCTGCATCAGTTGCTTTTTCTATAGAAACCTCTTGTTTGTCTTCCGGGAAAATAGTATTTTCTAACGCCGGCGCTTATCGAATGCATAAAGCAGTGCCTATTTTGATTCCTGAAGTTAATAGTGATCATATATCCCTCTTAAAAGAGCAACCTTTCTTGGGGAAAATCATTACAAACTCTAACTGTTGTGTTTCAGGGATTGCTTTGGCTCTTAGTCCGCTGCTTCCATTTGATATCGAGCATGTGCATATTGTTACGCTACAGTCTGCTAGTGGGGCCGGATATCCTGGGGTTTCTTCCTTGGATTTAATTGGAAATACGGTTCCTTACATCTTAGGAGAGGAAGAGAAAATACACCGCGAGACTTTAAAAATTTTGGGACAACCAGGCTCTCCTGCAGATTTTTCTATAACAGCGTCTGTTCATCGCGTTCCTGTTATGTACGGGCACGTGATTTCTATTCATGTGATGTTTGCTCAAGACATCGATTTGGAAGAAATTTGTTTTTGTTATGAAAAAGATCCTGATACGTATGTCCTGTACGATTCTCCTTGGCATCCTCAGGTTCAGAAGGATCTTACCCATGATGATATGCGTTTGCATATAGGTCCGATCTCTTATGGCGGAAATACGAAAACGATTAAGATGTGTGTCCTTCTTCATAATTTGGTCCGGGGAGCTGCTGGGTCATTGATAGCGAACATGAATCTTTTCCAGGATAGGATGAGAAGTGCATGCCAAGAGGAGCTGGCACATGCTTAA
- the aroC gene encoding chorismate synthase yields the protein MHNHYGSLFSITTWGESHGPAIGVVVDGCPAGLPLSPEDFFSAMARRRPGQRHTSSRQEADLVTILSGVHQQKTTGAPISLLIQNEDVASASYEQLNNCYRPGHAQFAYEGKYGFADNRGGGRSSARETASRVAASVIAKKILLSQGITTLAFLSGFGPLEDKTYPKLTELLIKQVHASPFYSILPQEEIQNVLLRDPEDSFGGIVSFITSPLPVGLGEPVFGKLPALLAAGMMSIPAAKGFEMGEGFSSARMTGSSYLDCLTANEEGFAFQTNRCGGTLGGISIGQPLEGRVAFKPTSSIRKPCPSVSKNGTPIMYTTPKQGRHDPCVAIRAVAVVEAMLDLTLVDLLLQHRCAKL from the coding sequence ATGCATAATCACTATGGCTCCCTATTTTCTATTACTACCTGGGGGGAATCCCACGGTCCTGCTATAGGTGTTGTTGTTGATGGCTGTCCTGCCGGACTTCCTTTATCACCTGAAGATTTTTTTTCTGCTATGGCGAGAAGAAGGCCTGGCCAACGTCACACATCTTCTCGCCAAGAAGCAGATCTTGTTACCATTTTATCCGGTGTTCACCAACAAAAAACAACAGGAGCCCCTATTTCTCTTCTCATTCAAAATGAAGATGTCGCTAGCGCTTCTTACGAACAACTGAATAACTGTTACCGCCCAGGACATGCACAATTTGCTTACGAAGGTAAATATGGTTTTGCCGATAATCGCGGAGGAGGGCGCTCCTCTGCTAGAGAAACAGCTTCACGAGTAGCTGCTAGCGTAATTGCTAAGAAAATTTTATTGTCTCAAGGAATCACAACGCTAGCATTCCTTTCTGGATTCGGGCCATTAGAAGACAAAACATACCCCAAACTGACAGAGCTTTTAATAAAACAAGTGCATGCATCTCCTTTCTATTCCATTTTGCCTCAAGAAGAGATTCAAAATGTACTTCTCCGCGATCCTGAAGATTCCTTTGGAGGCATAGTCTCTTTTATCACATCCCCTTTACCCGTAGGCTTAGGAGAACCTGTGTTTGGGAAACTCCCCGCCCTCTTAGCAGCAGGCATGATGAGCATCCCTGCTGCTAAAGGATTTGAAATGGGAGAAGGATTCTCCTCTGCCCGCATGACAGGATCTTCCTATCTAGATTGTCTTACTGCCAATGAAGAAGGCTTTGCTTTTCAAACCAATCGTTGTGGCGGAACTTTGGGAGGAATCAGCATTGGGCAACCTCTCGAGGGTCGGGTAGCCTTCAAACCTACCTCATCTATTAGGAAACCATGCCCCTCTGTTTCGAAAAATGGAACCCCAATCATGTATACCACCCCAAAACAAGGCCGCCACGATCCTTGTGTAGCCATTCGAGCTGTTGCTGTTGTCGAAGCTATGCTTGATCTTACCTTAGTAGACCTTCTTCTTCAACATCGCTGCGCTAAATTATGA
- a CDS encoding aspartate kinase translates to MLKEKKAPLVCKFGGTSVGTAPSIRRVCEIIQEERPSFVVVSAVAGVTDLLEEFCRASVEQRAPLAALVREKHEPIAKELGVEIPLESFLEPLRRFEKIEDLTQEDQAEILAIGEDLSAALIRSYCCANVLQLEQLEARRVIFTNSQFLRAEPNLALMQTMWGELALKEDAIYLMQGFLGATVSGKTTVLGRGGSDFSASLVGELCEARELRIYTDVCGVYTADPKMLKDTQLIDSLTFEEMQGLASSGAKVLHQDMLKPCIRAKIPIFVTSTFNSTKEGTWICASLNEAMEGPVIKAVSLKANQALWFVKYHSSLVRLEDVLGCVRSLGAVPGVVMAQNCGAYFTVDWEEDSRLMAGALKEFGEVSCEGPLSLVALVGAQLASWSMTGVFDALQGTPVLCWSQTDTVINLIINKESGVVVTKLLHDYVLGLNRSGL, encoded by the coding sequence ATGCTTAAGGAGAAAAAAGCGCCTCTTGTTTGCAAGTTTGGAGGAACGAGTGTTGGGACGGCCCCAAGCATTCGACGTGTTTGCGAGATTATACAAGAGGAAAGGCCTTCTTTCGTTGTTGTTAGTGCGGTAGCAGGTGTTACAGATTTATTGGAAGAGTTTTGTCGGGCCTCTGTAGAGCAAAGAGCCCCATTAGCTGCCTTAGTTCGGGAAAAGCATGAACCGATTGCCAAAGAATTAGGGGTAGAGATTCCTTTAGAAAGTTTTTTGGAGCCGCTGAGGCGATTTGAGAAAATCGAGGATCTTACGCAAGAAGATCAGGCAGAAATTTTGGCTATAGGGGAGGATTTATCTGCAGCCCTAATTCGTAGTTACTGTTGTGCGAATGTGCTACAGCTCGAGCAGTTAGAAGCTCGTCGTGTGATATTCACTAATTCGCAGTTTTTACGAGCGGAGCCGAATTTAGCTTTGATGCAAACCATGTGGGGTGAGTTAGCGTTAAAAGAAGACGCGATTTATCTTATGCAAGGTTTCCTGGGAGCGACGGTTTCTGGGAAAACTACCGTTCTTGGGAGAGGGGGAAGTGATTTTTCTGCCTCTTTGGTAGGAGAACTATGTGAAGCTAGGGAGTTGCGTATTTATACGGATGTTTGTGGTGTGTATACGGCAGACCCTAAGATGTTGAAAGATACTCAGCTCATAGATTCTTTAACCTTCGAAGAAATGCAAGGTTTGGCTAGTTCTGGAGCTAAAGTGTTACACCAGGATATGTTAAAACCTTGTATTCGAGCAAAGATTCCTATCTTTGTGACTTCAACGTTTAACTCAACTAAAGAGGGAACCTGGATTTGTGCTTCATTAAATGAAGCGATGGAAGGCCCTGTGATAAAGGCTGTTTCATTGAAGGCAAATCAAGCTCTTTGGTTTGTGAAGTATCATTCTTCTCTTGTGAGATTAGAGGATGTTTTGGGCTGTGTGCGAAGTCTAGGAGCCGTTCCTGGGGTTGTTATGGCTCAAAATTGTGGAGCATATTTCACTGTGGATTGGGAAGAAGATAGCCGATTAATGGCGGGTGCGCTCAAAGAATTTGGTGAGGTGAGTTGCGAAGGCCCTTTATCTTTGGTTGCATTAGTAGGAGCTCAGTTGGCTTCTTGGAGTATGACTGGAGTTTTTGATGCCTTGCAAGGGACTCCAGTATTATGCTGGAGCCAAACAGATACAGTTATTAACTTAATTATTAATAAAGAGTCTGGTGTCGTGGTAACGAAGTTGTTGCACGATTACGTGTTGGGATTAAACAGGAGTGGTTTATGA
- the aroA gene encoding 3-phosphoshikimate 1-carboxyvinyltransferase, translating to MTPLNQALLISPSTPYGEVVVPPSKSHSLRAILFASLSKGTSVIDNSLFSSDTEIMLSACKKLGARIKRVGASSLHIQGNPFPYSQFPSCRLHAGNSGIALRFLTALSSLSTAPVLITGTHTLKRRPIEPLLFSLKQLGAKVRQKKSSSIPFVIQGPISSGQITVSGQDSQYASALAITAAVAPHSISFSIDNLKERPWFDLTLDWLLSLGIVFSREQDVLFFPGGQSLNSFSYCVPGDYSSAAFLAALGLLSSSSHPTVLHNLPSQDSQGDKRLFSLLKQLGADISIKEQHIEIFPSSFTGGKINMDPFIDALPILAVLCCFAKKPSLLYNALGARDKESNRIDAIAQELRKMGGSVRPTRDGLYIEPSRLHGAVVHSHNDHRIAMALAVAGAAASSGQTLLCNTHCINKSFPHFVIAAQTLHANIRHHQASFSLRASFCR from the coding sequence GTGACCCCTTTGAACCAAGCTTTGTTAATTTCCCCGTCAACTCCTTATGGAGAGGTTGTCGTCCCTCCCTCAAAATCGCATTCTTTACGAGCAATTCTCTTCGCTTCTCTGTCTAAAGGGACCTCTGTCATAGACAATAGTCTTTTCTCCTCTGATACAGAAATTATGCTTTCGGCCTGCAAAAAACTGGGAGCCCGCATTAAACGGGTTGGGGCTTCTTCTTTACACATACAAGGAAACCCTTTCCCTTATTCCCAGTTTCCCTCTTGCCGTTTACATGCGGGAAATTCTGGTATAGCTCTACGCTTTCTAACAGCTCTTTCTTCTTTATCCACCGCACCAGTCCTAATCACAGGTACCCATACACTCAAACGACGCCCTATAGAACCTCTTCTTTTTAGTTTAAAACAACTTGGAGCCAAAGTTCGTCAAAAAAAATCCTCTTCTATCCCCTTCGTTATTCAAGGTCCCATATCGTCTGGACAAATCACTGTCTCCGGACAAGACTCCCAATATGCATCCGCATTAGCTATTACTGCGGCTGTTGCTCCCCATTCTATCTCTTTTTCTATTGACAATCTTAAAGAGCGTCCTTGGTTTGATCTAACCTTAGACTGGCTCCTCTCTTTAGGCATAGTTTTTTCCAGAGAACAAGATGTTTTATTCTTCCCCGGAGGCCAATCTCTAAACAGTTTTTCCTATTGTGTTCCAGGAGATTACAGCTCTGCAGCTTTTTTAGCGGCTCTTGGCTTGCTTTCTTCCTCTTCCCACCCAACAGTATTACACAATCTTCCTTCTCAAGATTCTCAGGGAGATAAACGTCTATTCTCCTTGTTAAAACAACTCGGCGCAGACATTTCCATCAAGGAACAACACATTGAAATCTTTCCTTCTTCCTTCACTGGTGGAAAGATCAATATGGATCCTTTCATAGATGCTCTGCCTATTCTAGCCGTCCTCTGTTGCTTTGCCAAAAAACCCTCGCTTTTATACAATGCGCTGGGAGCAAGGGACAAGGAAAGCAATCGCATTGATGCGATTGCCCAAGAGCTGCGCAAAATGGGCGGTTCAGTTCGTCCTACTCGTGATGGTTTGTATATAGAGCCTTCTCGATTGCATGGAGCAGTTGTTCATTCTCACAATGATCACCGTATTGCTATGGCTCTTGCTGTAGCGGGGGCTGCGGCCTCATCTGGACAAACCCTTCTTTGTAACACGCACTGTATAAATAAAAGTTTTCCTCATTTTGTGATTGCAGCACAGACACTACATGCCAACATTCGACACCACCAAGCAAGTTTTTCTTTGCGGGCTTCCTTCTGTAGGTAA
- a CDS encoding shikimate kinase translates to MPTFDTTKQVFLCGLPSVGKTSFGKVLAQSLSLPFFDTDHLLSARFQGDSPKTIYQRYGEEGFCQEEFLSLINIPNIPSIVALGGHTPLIKRAYQHIVHREKTLLVLLDLPISLLCQRLRKKTLPERLKNAPSLEEALSQRLEKLRLLTSNIFSLQTSSQDMQEICHNFCLRFLNTEEIFYA, encoded by the coding sequence ATGCCAACATTCGACACCACCAAGCAAGTTTTTCTTTGCGGGCTTCCTTCTGTAGGTAAAACCTCTTTCGGGAAAGTTTTAGCTCAGTCGTTATCTCTTCCTTTTTTCGATACAGACCATCTCCTTTCCGCGCGCTTTCAAGGAGATTCTCCTAAAACTATCTACCAACGTTATGGGGAGGAAGGATTTTGCCAAGAAGAATTCCTCTCTTTAATTAACATTCCCAATATCCCCAGTATCGTTGCGTTAGGAGGCCACACGCCTCTTATCAAACGCGCATACCAGCACATTGTGCATCGTGAAAAAACTCTTCTAGTCTTACTCGATCTCCCTATCTCCCTCCTTTGTCAGCGATTACGAAAAAAAACTCTCCCAGAAAGGCTTAAGAACGCCCCCTCATTAGAAGAGGCCTTGTCCCAACGCTTAGAAAAACTGCGCCTGCTCACCTCTAATATTTTCTCTTTGCAAACATCTTCCCAGGACATGCAGGAAATTTGTCACAACTTTTGTTTGCGCTTCTTAAATACAGAAGAGATTTTCTATGCATAA
- the dapB gene encoding 4-hydroxy-tetrahydrodipicolinate reductase: protein MKRNVGIIGNTGRMGVLLTRALQLHPRYLLGEGFSRSSQTSLKEVVLGNDILIDFSAPGVTATLLDSLLETPKPVIIGTTGFSADSGVGDKLTLLSEKVPVVVCPNTSLGAYVQKRLTAIASKMFDASYDVRIRETHHRTKADAISGTALALAETIRSAKKDLLKSGQQPPIEIQGSRVGNVLGEHEVSFIGENERFVICHEVFSRNIFVDGVLLILDKIVEESLAAGYYTSDILYERLFQEMVFG, encoded by the coding sequence ATGAAAAGAAACGTGGGGATTATTGGGAATACCGGGAGGATGGGTGTCTTGTTGACACGGGCTTTGCAGTTACATCCTCGCTACCTTTTAGGGGAGGGATTTTCAAGAAGCTCTCAGACATCTCTGAAAGAAGTCGTTTTGGGAAACGATATTCTTATTGACTTTTCTGCGCCAGGGGTTACAGCGACTCTTTTAGATTCTCTGTTAGAAACACCTAAGCCCGTAATTATTGGGACAACAGGATTTTCTGCTGATAGCGGTGTGGGAGATAAATTGACTTTGTTATCAGAAAAAGTTCCTGTTGTTGTTTGCCCAAACACAAGTTTAGGAGCATATGTGCAAAAACGGCTTACTGCTATCGCTTCTAAAATGTTTGATGCTTCTTATGATGTGCGTATCCGAGAGACTCATCATCGCACAAAAGCAGATGCGATTTCCGGTACGGCGCTTGCATTAGCAGAAACTATTCGTTCTGCGAAAAAAGATCTTTTGAAGAGTGGGCAGCAGCCTCCTATTGAAATACAAGGTTCTCGTGTAGGGAATGTTTTGGGGGAACACGAAGTATCTTTTATTGGAGAAAACGAGCGTTTTGTTATTTGCCACGAGGTTTTTTCTCGAAACATTTTTGTTGATGGGGTGCTGCTTATTTTGGACAAGATTGTGGAAGAAAGTTTGGCAGCCGGGTACTACACTTCAGATATTTTGTATGAACGTCTGTTTCAGGAAATGGTTTTTGGTTAA
- the dapA gene encoding 4-hydroxy-tetrahydrodipicolinate synthase, with protein MSVLTACITPFKADLSIDFSALESIIRSQEHAGNGIFLFGSTGEGLSVAYEEKFSILSFISTLNLNVPVFLGVTATSIREAISWIDFAQKWSIDGFFVPTPLYAKPGVHGQKAWFDKILSVSKKPIILYNNPSRTGVSLYPEVVRSLASHPLCVGVKDSGGSTQACELFADSGLRVFCGDDGLWPNMRWSGASGLVSVLANVWPELARDYVAQGRSVDAWKRACAWLNLSTNPLGIKALMAAQKMIECESVRPPLSIRDLQERDGLADILACRAALQAELLPICMS; from the coding sequence ATGAGCGTCTTGACGGCTTGTATTACGCCTTTCAAAGCGGATTTATCGATAGATTTTTCAGCTTTGGAGAGTATTATCCGTTCGCAGGAGCATGCCGGTAATGGAATCTTTTTATTTGGTAGCACAGGAGAGGGGCTATCTGTAGCATACGAAGAGAAGTTTTCTATTCTTTCATTCATTTCTACATTGAATTTGAATGTGCCGGTGTTTTTAGGAGTCACAGCAACATCTATCCGAGAAGCAATTTCTTGGATTGATTTTGCTCAAAAATGGTCTATAGACGGTTTTTTTGTCCCGACTCCTCTTTATGCTAAACCGGGAGTCCATGGACAAAAAGCCTGGTTTGATAAAATTTTAAGTGTGAGTAAAAAACCTATCATTCTTTATAACAATCCTTCTCGTACTGGAGTCTCTTTGTATCCAGAGGTTGTGAGGTCATTGGCTTCGCATCCTTTGTGTGTGGGTGTTAAGGATTCTGGAGGATCGACGCAGGCTTGTGAGCTTTTTGCGGACTCTGGCTTAAGAGTATTTTGTGGTGACGATGGTTTGTGGCCAAATATGCGTTGGTCTGGGGCGTCAGGCTTGGTTTCTGTGCTAGCTAATGTTTGGCCAGAGCTAGCCCGAGATTATGTAGCTCAGGGTCGATCTGTAGATGCGTGGAAAAGAGCTTGTGCTTGGCTCAATTTATCCACAAATCCTTTAGGAATAAAAGCCCTAATGGCTGCGCAAAAAATGATAGAATGTGAGTCCGTGCGTCCGCCTCTCTCTATAAGAGATTTGCAAGAAAGAGATGGACTTGCGGATATCCTGGCGTGTAGAGCTGCTTTACAGGCAGAACTGCTTCCCATATGCATGTCGTAG
- a CDS encoding thioredoxin domain-containing protein, translating to MTTDQPFTNKLISEKSPYLLLYAHTPVDWYPWSAEAFQKASTEDKPIFLSIGCTHSKWCQVMLKENYENPEVAAILNEYFVCIKVDKEELPHLATLYFELSQMLSVSGEVQDSPTWPLHVFLTPNLLPFFNLGYANFSGKTGAASFVQMLEKLHVMWEDREDREIFIQQAEKVVEVAAFLEVCACKKERLEEKILKQVTDAIYRDVDAQFGGIKSFPKTLPGLLSLFLLRIGAEYQDSRAIFFVNRSLQTVANGGIFDHLAGGFFCYTIDDRWLIPCFEKRLFDNALMMLVYAEAGVYMRNPEFIVTAKRVLTYLIKELFDSETGAFYLSEYGQQWSGTNIDSQYTWSGEEIRSLLGEHAEMFCEYYDVSREGICNGRNILHVSPYMNKKEMAERYQCSLEEFQEKLDGLREKLRIHRAGKFQSFKDDQSLTFQNGWGIFALIKTGLILGEPECFLVAEKCGDFISKNLCKNGRLLRRWRQGEAKYSAGLEDYAAVIMGAISLFEIGAGAKWLAFAEDLVKEVLISFRSETGGFYSTDGKDASLLIQKACFMDGDSVSSNALLCQSLLKLHIISGKRHYLTVAEEILQCTQGKWPKHKFSCLGSLLAAQEYFSNHHQKVFIALGDERDKARVWDCFKGRFLPHTSFIWLTAKDREILTTCLPEGELGLIPSSEDSTTKIYLLDKDCGRVFSSVESFYEFFSKSS from the coding sequence ATGACGACGGACCAGCCTTTCACGAATAAACTCATATCCGAAAAATCTCCTTATCTTCTTCTCTACGCTCACACTCCAGTAGATTGGTATCCTTGGTCTGCAGAAGCTTTTCAGAAAGCTTCCACAGAAGATAAGCCAATTTTTTTGTCTATAGGATGCACGCACTCTAAATGGTGCCAAGTCATGCTTAAAGAAAATTACGAAAATCCTGAAGTTGCGGCTATTCTAAATGAGTATTTTGTGTGTATTAAGGTGGACAAAGAGGAACTTCCTCACTTAGCAACCTTATATTTCGAATTATCCCAGATGCTTTCCGTATCCGGGGAAGTGCAAGATTCTCCAACTTGGCCACTTCATGTGTTTCTTACACCAAATCTCCTTCCTTTTTTTAACCTGGGATACGCTAACTTCTCAGGAAAAACAGGGGCAGCCTCTTTTGTTCAGATGCTAGAAAAATTACATGTTATGTGGGAGGATCGCGAGGACCGGGAGATTTTTATTCAACAAGCAGAAAAAGTCGTTGAAGTTGCTGCCTTCCTGGAAGTGTGTGCTTGCAAAAAGGAGCGCCTGGAAGAGAAAATATTAAAGCAGGTAACAGACGCTATTTATCGAGATGTCGATGCTCAATTTGGGGGGATTAAGTCCTTCCCTAAAACTTTACCAGGCTTGCTTAGCCTGTTTCTTTTACGAATAGGAGCAGAATATCAAGACAGCAGAGCCATTTTCTTTGTAAATAGGTCTTTGCAGACTGTTGCAAACGGAGGAATTTTTGATCATTTGGCAGGGGGATTTTTCTGCTATACGATTGATGATCGATGGTTGATTCCTTGCTTTGAAAAAAGACTTTTCGATAACGCCCTCATGATGCTCGTTTATGCTGAAGCTGGCGTGTATATGAGAAATCCTGAATTTATAGTCACAGCTAAACGGGTGCTTACTTATTTAATCAAAGAGCTTTTTGATTCCGAAACCGGAGCTTTTTATCTTTCTGAGTATGGACAACAGTGGTCGGGAACAAATATCGACAGTCAATACACTTGGTCCGGGGAAGAAATTCGTTCTTTGTTAGGAGAGCACGCAGAGATGTTTTGCGAGTATTATGATGTGTCTAGGGAAGGCATCTGTAATGGCAGAAATATACTGCACGTCTCTCCTTATATGAATAAAAAAGAAATGGCTGAGCGTTACCAATGTTCTCTAGAAGAATTTCAGGAGAAATTAGACGGATTACGAGAAAAGTTGCGTATTCATCGGGCGGGGAAATTTCAATCTTTTAAAGATGATCAGTCGTTGACATTTCAAAACGGTTGGGGAATTTTTGCTTTGATAAAAACGGGGCTCATCTTAGGGGAGCCAGAATGTTTTTTAGTAGCAGAGAAGTGTGGGGATTTTATCTCGAAAAATTTGTGCAAAAATGGACGTCTATTACGTCGATGGCGACAAGGAGAAGCCAAGTATTCTGCAGGATTAGAAGATTATGCCGCAGTTATTATGGGGGCTATCTCCCTTTTTGAGATAGGAGCGGGAGCAAAGTGGTTGGCCTTCGCCGAGGATCTAGTAAAGGAGGTATTGATATCTTTTCGATCCGAAACAGGAGGATTTTATTCTACCGATGGAAAAGATGCTTCTCTTTTGATACAAAAAGCCTGTTTTATGGACGGGGATTCTGTATCAAGTAATGCTCTGCTTTGCCAGAGTTTATTGAAATTACATATCATTTCAGGGAAACGGCATTACCTAACGGTTGCAGAAGAGATTTTACAATGCACTCAAGGGAAATGGCCTAAACATAAATTCTCTTGTTTAGGAAGCTTGCTTGCTGCGCAAGAGTATTTTTCTAATCATCACCAAAAGGTTTTTATTGCCTTAGGAGATGAGCGAGATAAAGCCCGAGTATGGGATTGTTTTAAAGGAAGGTTCCTTCCTCACACCTCTTTTATTTGGTTAACAGCCAAAGATCGCGAGATATTAACAACATGTCTGCCAGAAGGAGAACTCGGATTAATTCCTTCAAGCGAAGACTCGACAACAAAGATCTATCTTCTTGATAAAGATTGTGGTCGGGTATTTTCTTCCGTAGAAAGTTTTTATGAGTTTTTTTCTAAGTCAAGTTAA
- a CDS encoding biotin transporter BioY, translating into MIAKSIAKGYSETLVSNPFIKVIAGSLVLACLAKISINLPFTPVPVTFQTLGVFCLGLAMTPRMAVASVVAYLLEGLFFPVFCSPACGLAVFCGPTAGYLFSFVPAVALISWLYGKFGGVKAKPLAVASILFVGGGVSLCLGALWLACFLKSTGVSATLDLAGAFRMGVLPFLVGKIVKIALVVQGRSVRKFFLER; encoded by the coding sequence ATGATCGCTAAGAGCATCGCTAAAGGATATTCAGAAACTCTCGTAAGTAATCCTTTCATAAAGGTTATCGCTGGATCCTTGGTCTTAGCTTGTTTGGCTAAGATTAGTATAAATTTACCCTTTACCCCCGTTCCAGTTACTTTTCAGACGTTAGGGGTTTTTTGTTTAGGCCTCGCTATGACACCGCGGATGGCTGTTGCCTCTGTGGTAGCTTATTTGTTGGAGGGCTTGTTTTTTCCGGTGTTCTGCAGTCCTGCATGCGGATTAGCTGTGTTTTGCGGACCTACCGCCGGGTACTTATTTTCCTTTGTGCCAGCAGTGGCGCTTATTTCTTGGCTGTACGGTAAATTCGGAGGCGTGAAGGCAAAGCCGTTAGCCGTGGCTTCGATTTTGTTCGTTGGGGGAGGAGTTAGCCTTTGTTTGGGAGCTCTGTGGCTTGCTTGCTTTCTTAAAAGTACTGGGGTTTCGGCTACTCTTGATCTGGCCGGAGCTTTTAGAATGGGGGTTTTGCCATTTTTAGTGGGCAAGATAGTAAAGATCGCTCTCGTTGTTCAAGGCCGATCGGTGCGAAAATTTTTCTTAGAAAGATAG